CTTGGGCAAAAATTTGCTGGCGAAACAGATGATCAAACTGTGCTGCCTGCCCATCAAACCAGTCTAGGCGCGTGCGCCAGACTTCATCCGGTAATTCGAGTAAGCCCATTTCCCGGACTTGGCGAAGCACCCAGATCAGATGTTTTCTGAGTTCAAAGTAGTTTTGTTGCATGCAGGGGCTGCTTTCTTGCAAAAATCGCCCCAAGTTTTTTTGTAGGTGTTTAGCGTCTTTAACCGCATCCACCAGTTGCAGGGCAACAATTTGTACCGTGCGCCAAAACTGTTGCTGTTCTGGTTCATTGGGAATATCTAAACGACTAATAAAGTCTAATAGGTCGCCATATACCCCTTTAATATGACGCTCGTAGAGCACTTGGGCATCTAACCATTCACGCTCTGGACGGGCCATTAAGCGGGCTTCATCAAGGGTGGGCGCGAGTAGTTGTTGAATTGGTTGGTAGAGCGCATGGCAAATTACCTCCAGACTTAGGCGGCCTAAGTGCTGCAACTCTTGTACCACTGCCCGTGAGGCTGTGTCTGGTGACGTTAGCGCTGAGGCACTGAGATAGCGAGCTTGGGTAAGGGGTGCGCTATGGGCAGAGAGCTGTTGGTCGGCAATGAGCACTTCTGGCTCTTGGCGATCGGGCAGTAGCTTAATCAGCGCTTTTTCCAGTAAATTTTGCCATGGCCAAAATAAGCCAACGCCAATTAAATTAAATAGAGTTTGAAACAGTGCCAGCTGCAACAGAGGATTATCCCCTGCGGCTAACCACTGCATCAGCCATTGGCAAAGCCAAGCTAAGGGGCTTAATAGCAGTAAGGTGATAATTCCCCCGCTAAGGTTAAATAACACATGCACCAAAACAAGGCGTTGGCCGCCCCGGTTACCGCCCAACCAGCCGACAATGGCAGTGGTTACACTACTGCCCACGTTGCCACCAATGGCCAGCGCCATACCTTGCCATAGCTCGATTTGTCCGGTGGCGAGCGCGGCTAAAATCAGCATTAAGGTGGCGTGACTGGATTGCAAAATTGAAGTCAGTAGCAAGCCAATTGCCACCAGAATCAGTTGCCCTATTAGGGTGTTATCCACCGCTTGGGTAAAATCAATCGAGTCGCCAAACTCACTGAAACCCACTTTAAGCTGATCGATGCCTAAAAAGATAAAGGCAATGCCTAATACTAAGCGACCAGCGGCTTTACCTTTGCTGCCATGAAAGCCTGCCAGCACGCCAAATACCAGTAGTGGCAGGGCTAATGGACTCAGGCTAAAGCCTTGACCGGCAGCGGCCAGTAGCCAAATGCCAGCACTGGTGCCCAAGTTAATACCGAGCAAAATGGCAATGCCGCCCGCCAGTTGAATCAATCCGGTGCTGATAAAGGCAATGGTTAGTAACGACATCAGCGTGGTGGATTGCAAGAGCATGGTGCCGCCCATCCCAAATAAAAAACTTTTGCCGCGGGTGGCGGTGCTGCGTTCTAGCCAGGTATCCAGTTTGCTGCCTGCTAACTGTTTTAACCCTTCTTCAAGGCACTGCATGCCAAATAAAAATAAGGCAAGGCCTGCACACAACTGTAACCAGCTGGCACTAAACCAAAAGCTGACACTGAGCAGAGTGATTAAAATCGCGATAAAACTAAGTTGTTTGATAACCGTATTCATGCAGAGTTACTCAAGGCTGCGGGCAAAAAAATCCCAAACCGATTAAGGCTTGGGATTTTAAGCTAAAACCTAGGCGGGATTATGTTTCACCCGCAGGCTAGGGTATTAATAGTGCTGTTCTTCAGAATCTAAGGCGATATCGTCCAGATTAACTTCTTGCATTTGCTCTTGCACCACTGCTTCATCAACTCGCGGGTCAAGGGCCGCTACTAATGGTGAGCTGCTTAAACTGTCGGGCATCACCACGTGCTGTAGCGTATCTTCGACCACTGTATCGTCTGGGATATTGCTTGGGTGCACGCAGATTGCAATAATCACCGCACACACGGTAAAAAATGCGTACAGCATATTGGCACCTATCAGGTTCATCAAGGATCCTGCCAACAGTGGGCCAATACTGGCGCCAACACCAAAAATAGTCAGCATAACCGCGGTGAGTGACACCCGGCGATCGGCATCCACATGGTCGTTGGCTAAAGCCACAGCCAGCGGATATAAGCTAAAAAATAGCGCACTACTGGCCGCGCCTAGGGTAAAGATTGCCCATAATGGGAATTCACTAAAAATAGCTAACGGCAGTGCGGTAAGCATTAAGATAATACTGCAACCACGAATTAACGTGGGCCGTGCTAAGCGGTCAGATAACCAACCAATAGGCCATTGCACCAATAAGCCGGCCACAATACAGATCGCCATAAACAAACCAATTTTATCGGTCGGTAGGCCAATTAACTTGGCATAGAGTGGCGCTAGACCATAGAACGCACCCACGGCCAGGCCTGCAGTGATTCCGGTAATCATCGACAAGGGAATTTTACTAATAAAGTAGCGCGGATTCAGCGGCGCAGGGCGTAACGGTTCGGGGTGAATCCGGCGAGTCACGGCCACTGGCACCAAGCACAAAGAAAAACACAAAGCCACCAATAACAGCAATTGAGTGCCCAAACTAGGTAACGCCACCAACACCAGTTGCCCTAAGACCATCCCCAGATAAGAAGCCATCATATAGCCAGAAAACACTAAGCCGCGTTCATGGGCACTGGACTGTTCGTTAAGCCAGCTTTCAATCACCATGTACATACACATCATGCCCAGCCCGACAATGACCCGCAGACCCAGCCAAATACTCAACTCTTGAGTCAGGCCATGGCCGAGCACCGCCGCGGTAACAACACCAGCACTGGCCACATAGGCACGAATATGACCCACCCTGGCAATCAGCCGGTGTCCTAACTTACCGCCAAGTACCAGTCCTAAATAAAACCCTGTCATCAAAGCACCCACCCAGATACTGCTGGCTTTATCGGCGATTTGTAAGGCTAGGTAGGTACTTAATAAACCTGAGCCAAGGAGCATGAGTAGGGTGGCAAAATACAACGCGCGAAAGGATTTCCACAGTTCCATGGTGCTTTAGGTCTCCTATCTAAAGGTATGGGGGGGTAGGACGCCAAGATACGTCGAGAAGACGAGTGGCGATGGTAAGTGGCTGTGAGCACCTAGGCTCATGCTACACCTAAGGGCAATGGGATGCCAAAAGTCGACTAAAGTTTAGTCTTGCAGAGGCTTAACTAGCGCTACCTAGAGTTGGGATAGATAAAATTATTGGCTGAGACTTTTTCCGCTGATCTGCGCTGCGACAATCGAGCCGAGCTTAGGTATACTGTGGGCTTTCATGCCAGTTTTTAAATGGGTATTTTTGTGAGCCAGACAACACCTGCGGTACGCACATTTCAGGATTTGATTCTCGCCTTGCAGAGCTTCTGGGCCGAGCAGGGCTGTATTGTATTACAACCTTACGATATGGAAGTAGGCGCGGGTACTTTCCACACCGCTACTTTCTTACGCGCGATTGGCCCCGAAACATGGAATGCGGCCTACGTGCAGCCCTCGCGTCGTCCAACTGATGGCCGTTACGGCGAAAACCCTAACCGTTTACAGCATTACTACCAATTTCAGGTGGTGCTCAAGCCTAACCCAGACAATATTCAAGACTTATACCTAGAATCGCTGCGTCGTATCGGTATTGATACTCAGGTGCACGATGTACGCTTTGTGGAAGATAACTGGGAATCGCCAACGCTGGGTGCGTGGGGATTAGGCTGGGAAGTGTGGCTCAATGGTATGGAAGTCACCCAGTTTACTTATTTTCAGCAAGTCGGTGGCGTTGAGTGCTATCCTGTAACCGGTGAAATCACCTACGGTTTAGAGCGCTTAGCCATGTACTTGCAAGGCGTGGACTCAGTATATGACTTAGTTTGGACCGATGGCCCCTTTGGTGTCGTGACCTATGGCGATGTGTTCCATCAAAACGAAGTCGAGCAATCCACCTACAACTTTGAACATGCCAATGTTGAAAAAATGTTCGAGTTATTTGATTTCTATGAAAGCGAAGCGAATCGCTTAATTGCTTTAGATTTACCCTTGCCCACCTATGAAATGGTGCTTAAAGCATCCCACACCTTTAACTTGCTGGATGCGCGCCGGGCCATTTCGGTGACCGAACGTCAGCGTTATATTTTACGGGTTCGCACCCTTGCACGTGCGGTGGCCCAAAGTTATTTACAGGCCCGGGCTAAACTAGGTTTCCCGATGGCCGAAGCCAGCTTGCGTGATGAAGTATTAGCTAAATTGGAGGCAGCAGAATGAACAACCTAGACTTTTTAGTCGAATTAGGAACCGAAGAGCTGCCACCGAAAGCCCTGCAAAGTTTAGGTAAAGCCTTTTTAGAAGGGGTGCTAAAAGGGGTTAAAGAAAACGGTTTACTGCATGGTGAAGCGCGTTTTTATGCGGCTCCACGTCGCTTAGCGGTCATGATCGAAGGCTTAGAAATTCAGCAGCCAGATCGTGAAGTCACCTTAGAAGGGCCGCCGGTTAATGTGGCGTTTGATGAAACTGGTGCACCGACTAAGGCTGCAGAAGGCTTTGCCCGTAAGTGCGGCGTAGAGCTAAGCGAAGTGGATCGCAGTGGGGCTAAATTGCGCTATGTGCGTCAGATTGCAGGCTTGCCAACCACAGAGTTAATGCCAG
The sequence above is a segment of the Thiopseudomonas alkaliphila genome. Coding sequences within it:
- a CDS encoding Na/Pi cotransporter family protein — translated: MNTVIKQLSFIAILITLLSVSFWFSASWLQLCAGLALFLFGMQCLEEGLKQLAGSKLDTWLERSTATRGKSFLFGMGGTMLLQSTTLMSLLTIAFISTGLIQLAGGIAILLGINLGTSAGIWLLAAAGQGFSLSPLALPLLVFGVLAGFHGSKGKAAGRLVLGIAFIFLGIDQLKVGFSEFGDSIDFTQAVDNTLIGQLILVAIGLLLTSILQSSHATLMLILAALATGQIELWQGMALAIGGNVGSSVTTAIVGWLGGNRGGQRLVLVHVLFNLSGGIITLLLLSPLAWLCQWLMQWLAAGDNPLLQLALFQTLFNLIGVGLFWPWQNLLEKALIKLLPDRQEPEVLIADQQLSAHSAPLTQARYLSASALTSPDTASRAVVQELQHLGRLSLEVICHALYQPIQQLLAPTLDEARLMARPEREWLDAQVLYERHIKGVYGDLLDFISRLDIPNEPEQQQFWRTVQIVALQLVDAVKDAKHLQKNLGRFLQESSPCMQQNYFELRKHLIWVLRQVREMGLLELPDEVWRTRLDWFDGQAAQFDHLFRQQIFAQVRDAQLNGHEASSLMNDLGYCSRITQSLRNVMQLGLSQEGDLLREMRRLSDNDEMPLISV
- the glyQ gene encoding glycine--tRNA ligase subunit alpha, which encodes MSQTTPAVRTFQDLILALQSFWAEQGCIVLQPYDMEVGAGTFHTATFLRAIGPETWNAAYVQPSRRPTDGRYGENPNRLQHYYQFQVVLKPNPDNIQDLYLESLRRIGIDTQVHDVRFVEDNWESPTLGAWGLGWEVWLNGMEVTQFTYFQQVGGVECYPVTGEITYGLERLAMYLQGVDSVYDLVWTDGPFGVVTYGDVFHQNEVEQSTYNFEHANVEKMFELFDFYESEANRLIALDLPLPTYEMVLKASHTFNLLDARRAISVTERQRYILRVRTLARAVAQSYLQARAKLGFPMAEASLRDEVLAKLEAAE
- a CDS encoding MFS transporter, which translates into the protein MELWKSFRALYFATLLMLLGSGLLSTYLALQIADKASSIWVGALMTGFYLGLVLGGKLGHRLIARVGHIRAYVASAGVVTAAVLGHGLTQELSIWLGLRVIVGLGMMCMYMVIESWLNEQSSAHERGLVFSGYMMASYLGMVLGQLVLVALPSLGTQLLLLVALCFSLCLVPVAVTRRIHPEPLRPAPLNPRYFISKIPLSMITGITAGLAVGAFYGLAPLYAKLIGLPTDKIGLFMAICIVAGLLVQWPIGWLSDRLARPTLIRGCSIILMLTALPLAIFSEFPLWAIFTLGAASSALFFSLYPLAVALANDHVDADRRVSLTAVMLTIFGVGASIGPLLAGSLMNLIGANMLYAFFTVCAVIIAICVHPSNIPDDTVVEDTLQHVVMPDSLSSSPLVAALDPRVDEAVVQEQMQEVNLDDIALDSEEQHY